The following are from one region of the Peromyscus leucopus breed LL Stock chromosome 18, UCI_PerLeu_2.1, whole genome shotgun sequence genome:
- the Neurod4 gene encoding neurogenic differentiation factor 4, with amino-acid sequence MAKMYMKSKDMVELVNTQSWMDKGLGSQNEMKEQERRSGSYGMLGTLAEEHDSIEEEEEEEEDGEKPKRRGPKKKKMTKARLERFRARRVKANARERTRMHGLNDALDNLRRVMPCYSKTQKLSKIETLRLARNYIWALSEVLETGQTLEGKGFIEMLCKGLSQPTSNLVAGCLQLGPQSALLEKREEKSPICDSTVSVHSFNYQSPGLPSPPYGHMETHLLHLKPQPLKSLGDSSFGSHPPDCSTPPYEGPLTPPLSISGNFSLKQDGSPELEKSYSFMPHYTSANLSSGHVHSTPFQAGTPRYDVPVDMTYDSYPHHGIGTQLNTIFTD; translated from the coding sequence ATGGCAAAAATGTACATGAAATCCAAGGATATGGTGGAGTTGGTCAACACACAATCCTGGATGGACAAAGGTCTAGGCTCTCAAAATGAGATGAAGGAGCAAGAGAGAAGATCAGGCTCTTATGGGATGCTTGGAACCTTAGCTGAAGAGCATGACAGtattgaagaagaggaagaagaggaagaagatggagagaaaccTAAAAGGAGaggtcccaagaaaaagaaaatgaccaaaGCTCGCCTGGAGAGGTTCAGGGCTCGAAGAGTCAAGGCCAATGCTAGAGAACGGACCCGGATGCATGGCCTGAATGATGCCTTGGATAACCTTAGGAGGGTCATGCCATGTTACTCTAAAACCCAAAAACTTTCCAAGATAGAGACTCTTCGACTGGCAAGGAACTACATCTGGGCCTTGTCTGAAGTCCTGGAGACTGGTCAGACACTTGAAGGGAAGGGATTTATAGAGATGCTCTGTAAAGGGCTCTCTCAGCCCACAAGCAATCTGGTGGCTGGATGCCTCCAACTAGGACCTCAGTCTGCCCTCCTGGAGAAGCGTGAGGAAAAATCTCCAATTTGTGACTCTACTGTCTCTGTCCACAGCTTCAACTACCAGTCTCCAGGGCTCCCCAGCCCTCCTTACGGCCATATGGAAACACATCTTCTCCATCTCAAGCCTCAACCACTTAAGAGTTTGGGAGACTCTTCTTTTGGGAGCCATCCACCTGATTGCAGTACCCCCCCTTATGAGGGTCCACTCACACCACCCCTGAGCATTAGTGGCAACTTCTCCTTGAAGCAAGATGGCTCCCCTGAGTTGGAAAAATCCTACAGCTTCATGCCACATTATACCTCTGCAAATCTAAGTTCAGGGCATGTGCATTCAACTCCCTTTCAGGCTGGCACTCCCCGCTATGATGTTCCTGTAGACATGACCTATGATTCCTACCCCCACCATGGTATTGGAACTCAGCTCAATACAATCTTCACTGATTAG